One Desulfobulbus propionicus DSM 2032 DNA segment encodes these proteins:
- the acnA gene encoding aconitate hydratase AcnA, with amino-acid sequence MRASKEFNQFNPRTTLQVDGTTYTIFAVKALESLGYGPIERLPYSLRILLENLLRHYPQGLVSDTDIDNLASWQPDQISPEAVPLMPARVILQDFTGVPALVDLAAMRSALARAGGDPATMNPFIPADLVIDHSVQVDRSATADALQVNVELEMARNRERYTMLHWGQQAFRNFRVVPPGTGIVHQVNLEYLASVVVSSEQNGEPVLYPDSVLGTDSHTTMVNGLGVMGWGVGGIEAEAVLLGQPYSLQIPEVVGVRLSGSLPPGTTATDLVLTITRFLRGQGVVGRFVEFFGPGLAGLSLPDRATIANMAPEYGATMGFFPVDEETLRYLRASGRPEALVHLVEQYCRAQSFFFGPEHPEPGYSVVYDIVLDSVVPSLAGPRRPQDLLPLSGVREDFLRQFDKQLAASTAATVEDPARQLTNGSVVIAAITSCTNTSNPDVMIGAGLLARKARERGLMAKPWVKTSLAPGSRVVTRYLEQSGLLPDLEALGFQVVGYGCTTCIGNSGPLTEAIAAPIGDQNLLVAAVLSGNRNFEARIHPLVRANYLGSPPLVVAYALAGTVLIDFDQEPLGTDSQGQPVYLRDLWPSTEEIRAAVRQSLTPDLFTLSYGSVFSGDAQWQALSAGTSDLYPWDVDSSYIREPPFFQELSADPPPIATIEGARILALFGDSITTDHISPAGSIGPQTPAGRYLQHLGIQPADFNSYGSRRGNHEVMMRGTFANIRIKNRMVEREGGYTKAWPEGVEMPIYDAAMHYQQTGTPLVVLAGRDYGTGSSRDWAAKGTMLLGVKAVIASSFERIHRSNLVGMGVLPLQFPEGVDAQTLCLDGSETISLLGLGGRLNPGQGVNLRIDRADGRTESLEVLLRLDNAMEIDYYRHGGILHKVLRQRLQGR; translated from the coding sequence ATGCGCGCATCCAAGGAATTCAACCAATTCAATCCCCGGACCACGCTGCAGGTGGACGGCACGACATACACCATCTTTGCGGTCAAGGCCCTGGAGAGTCTCGGTTACGGCCCGATCGAGCGCCTGCCCTACAGCCTGCGTATTCTCCTGGAAAATCTGTTGCGCCATTACCCGCAGGGCTTGGTGAGCGATACTGATATCGACAACCTTGCCTCCTGGCAGCCGGACCAGATCAGCCCCGAGGCAGTACCCTTGATGCCCGCCAGGGTGATCCTCCAGGATTTCACCGGCGTGCCCGCCCTGGTCGATCTGGCGGCGATGCGTTCCGCCCTGGCCCGGGCCGGTGGTGATCCGGCGACCATGAACCCCTTTATTCCGGCCGATTTGGTCATCGATCACAGTGTGCAGGTGGATCGCTCGGCCACCGCTGATGCGCTCCAGGTCAACGTCGAGCTGGAAATGGCCCGCAACCGCGAACGCTACACCATGCTCCACTGGGGCCAGCAGGCCTTCCGCAATTTTCGCGTCGTGCCGCCGGGTACCGGTATCGTCCACCAGGTGAACCTGGAATACCTGGCCTCGGTGGTGGTCAGCAGTGAACAGAACGGCGAGCCGGTACTCTATCCGGATAGCGTGCTCGGCACCGACTCCCACACCACCATGGTCAACGGCCTGGGAGTGATGGGCTGGGGCGTGGGCGGTATCGAGGCCGAAGCGGTGCTGCTTGGCCAGCCCTATTCCCTGCAGATTCCCGAAGTGGTGGGCGTGCGCCTCAGCGGCTCCCTGCCACCCGGCACCACGGCCACCGACCTGGTGCTGACCATTACCCGCTTCCTCCGTGGCCAGGGCGTGGTCGGCCGCTTTGTCGAGTTTTTCGGTCCGGGCCTGGCGGGCTTGAGCCTGCCCGACCGCGCCACCATCGCCAACATGGCCCCGGAATACGGCGCCACCATGGGCTTCTTCCCGGTGGACGAGGAGACCCTGCGCTACCTCCGCGCCAGCGGCCGGCCCGAAGCCCTGGTCCATCTGGTGGAACAGTATTGCCGCGCGCAGTCCTTTTTCTTTGGACCGGAACATCCGGAACCGGGCTATTCGGTGGTCTACGACATCGTGCTGGATTCGGTGGTGCCGAGCCTGGCCGGACCTCGGCGGCCTCAGGACCTGCTGCCGCTCTCGGGTGTGCGCGAGGATTTCCTCCGCCAGTTCGACAAACAGCTGGCCGCCTCCACCGCAGCCACGGTGGAAGACCCGGCCCGTCAGCTGACCAACGGCTCGGTGGTCATCGCCGCCATCACCAGTTGCACCAACACCTCCAACCCGGACGTGATGATCGGTGCCGGCCTGCTGGCCCGCAAGGCGCGGGAACGCGGCCTCATGGCCAAACCCTGGGTCAAGACCAGCCTGGCGCCCGGCTCGCGGGTGGTCACCCGCTACCTGGAACAAAGCGGTCTGCTGCCCGACCTCGAGGCCCTGGGATTCCAGGTCGTCGGCTACGGCTGCACCACCTGCATCGGCAACAGTGGTCCGCTGACCGAGGCCATCGCCGCCCCGATCGGCGACCAGAACCTGTTGGTGGCGGCGGTGCTCAGCGGCAACCGCAACTTCGAGGCCCGCATCCATCCGCTGGTCCGGGCCAACTACCTCGGTTCGCCGCCGCTGGTGGTGGCCTATGCCCTGGCCGGCACGGTGCTGATCGATTTCGATCAGGAACCGCTGGGCACCGACAGCCAGGGGCAACCGGTCTATCTGCGCGACCTCTGGCCGAGTACCGAGGAAATCCGCGCTGCCGTCCGCCAGAGCCTGACGCCCGATCTATTCACCCTCAGCTACGGCTCGGTCTTTAGCGGCGATGCCCAGTGGCAGGCGCTTTCCGCCGGTACCTCCGACCTCTACCCCTGGGATGTGGACTCCTCCTATATTCGAGAGCCGCCCTTCTTCCAGGAGCTGAGCGCCGATCCCCCACCGATCGCCACTATCGAGGGCGCGCGCATCCTGGCCCTGTTCGGCGACTCGATCACCACCGACCACATCAGCCCGGCCGGTAGCATCGGACCGCAGACCCCGGCCGGCCGCTACCTGCAGCACCTGGGCATCCAACCGGCCGACTTCAACAGCTACGGCTCGCGACGCGGCAACCACGAGGTGATGATGCGCGGCACCTTTGCCAATATCCGTATCAAGAACCGGATGGTGGAGCGGGAGGGGGGCTACACCAAGGCTTGGCCCGAGGGGGTGGAAATGCCGATCTATGACGCCGCCATGCACTACCAGCAGACAGGCACGCCACTGGTGGTCCTGGCCGGTCGGGACTACGGCACCGGCTCCTCGCGCGACTGGGCCGCCAAGGGCACCATGCTGCTCGGAGTCAAGGCGGTGATCGCCAGTTCGTTTGAACGCATCCACCGCTCCAACCTGGTGGGCATGGGGGTGCTGCCGCTGCAGTTTCCTGAAGGGGTGGATGCCCAGACCCTGTGTCTGGATGGCAGCGAGACCATCAGTCTGTTGGGGCTTGGCGGACGACTCAACCCCGGACAGGGGGTGAACCTGCGCATCGACCGCGCCGACGGCCGCACCGAAAGCCTCGAAGTCCTGCTGCGGCTTGATAACGCCATGGAAATCGATTATTACCGCCATGGCGGCATCCTCCACAAGGTGCTGCGCCAACGGTTGCAGGGACGATGA
- a CDS encoding B12-binding domain-containing radical SAM protein yields MSSIILTTINARYIHASLGLRWLYANMGDLQAQARIQEYCLTDHIADMAERILASAPRVVGIGVYIWNAAPVRQLVGVLKRVAPETIVVLGGPEVSHLPLRVDLREADYLIQGEGEQAFRELCQAIFAHQPPAKRIIQAEPVTVETLASPYPFYTNDDVAHRLTYVEASRGCPFRCEFCLSSIDRRVRPFAVDWFLAEMEALWQRGARTFKFVDRTFNANPATAARILDYFLAKTPPFHVHFEVIPDHFPQAIKERLARFPAGTLQLEIGIQTMDARIAANISRRLDVDRIRENLRFLEQETAAHLHVDLIVGLPGEPIEQFGRNLNTLVAQTQGEIQIGILKKLSGTAITRHDQVHGMVYAPDPPYEILKNDLISFDQMQAMKRLARFWDLVYNSGNFRRTAPLLWPDGDVFAGFAAFSRWLYRQTLATWQIGLPRLSELLFGYLTEEKGQKKSVVANALAADILVIKGRVLPKTVQENVTCLPEERRALGESLTKRQSRHREGRIVPERGRLPES; encoded by the coding sequence ATGTCCTCCATCATCCTCACCACCATCAACGCCCGCTATATCCATGCCAGCCTCGGCCTGCGCTGGCTGTACGCCAATATGGGCGATCTGCAAGCCCAGGCGCGCATCCAGGAATACTGCCTCACCGACCACATCGCCGACATGGCCGAACGCATCCTGGCTTCCGCTCCCCGGGTGGTGGGGATCGGCGTCTATATCTGGAATGCCGCCCCGGTGCGGCAACTGGTGGGGGTGCTCAAACGGGTGGCGCCGGAGACGATCGTGGTGCTCGGCGGCCCGGAGGTCAGCCACCTGCCGCTGCGGGTGGATCTGCGCGAGGCCGACTACCTCATCCAGGGCGAGGGCGAGCAGGCTTTTCGTGAACTCTGCCAGGCAATTTTCGCGCACCAACCGCCTGCAAAACGGATCATCCAGGCCGAGCCGGTGACGGTCGAAACCCTGGCCTCACCCTATCCCTTCTACACCAACGACGACGTGGCCCACCGCCTCACCTATGTCGAGGCCTCGCGCGGTTGCCCCTTCCGCTGCGAATTCTGCCTCAGCTCGATCGACCGACGGGTGCGGCCCTTTGCCGTAGATTGGTTTCTGGCCGAGATGGAGGCCCTCTGGCAGCGGGGGGCACGGACCTTCAAGTTCGTCGACCGCACCTTCAACGCCAATCCGGCCACGGCCGCGCGGATTCTCGACTATTTCCTGGCGAAAACGCCACCCTTCCACGTGCACTTCGAGGTCATTCCGGACCATTTTCCGCAAGCGATCAAGGAACGGTTGGCCCGATTCCCGGCCGGGACCCTGCAACTCGAGATTGGCATCCAGACCATGGATGCCCGAATCGCGGCCAACATCAGCCGGCGACTCGATGTCGACCGCATCCGGGAGAATCTCCGTTTCCTTGAACAAGAGACCGCGGCCCACCTCCATGTCGATCTCATCGTCGGCCTGCCCGGCGAGCCGATCGAACAGTTTGGCCGCAACCTCAACACCTTGGTCGCCCAGACCCAGGGCGAGATCCAGATCGGCATCCTCAAGAAACTCTCCGGCACGGCCATCACCCGCCACGACCAGGTCCACGGCATGGTCTACGCGCCCGATCCGCCCTACGAGATCCTCAAGAACGACCTGATCAGCTTCGATCAGATGCAGGCAATGAAACGGCTGGCCCGCTTCTGGGACCTGGTCTACAACAGCGGCAATTTCCGCCGCACCGCGCCGCTGCTCTGGCCGGACGGCGACGTTTTCGCCGGCTTTGCCGCCTTCAGCCGCTGGCTGTACCGCCAAACCCTGGCCACCTGGCAGATCGGCCTGCCGCGCCTGAGCGAACTGTTGTTCGGCTATCTGACCGAGGAAAAGGGACAGAAAAAAAGCGTGGTCGCGAACGCGCTGGCCGCCGACATCCTGGTGATCAAGGGCAGAGTGCTGCCGAAGACGGTTCAGGAGAATGTCACCTGCCTGCCGGAAGAACGGCGGGCGTTGGGGGAATCGCTGACCAAGCGGCAGAGCCGCCACCGGGAGGGGCGGATCGTTCCTGAGCGGGGACGCCTTCCCGAATCATGA
- a CDS encoding MATE family efflux transporter has protein sequence MTTLSLILHEARALLRLTGPLLLAQLAQTAMGFVDTVMAGRYSAVDLAAVAVGFSIFIPVYVFLLGLLSAVTPLVAQAHGRGDGKAVRRAIRLGMGIGLVAGLLLMPLLWWTDPFMMWMGVSPEVIPITGRYLFAISWGLPLGGIFFALKGGGDGLALPRLSMFAGFFGLGVNIVANYVLIYGKLGLPALGGAGCGWATSFSILAMLGFMALLLGRSRIDGTARLFALHPDQAATTSVAAFLRLGMPIGLALFIECSIFTIIALFIAKFGAQVVAAHQIALNFASQVYMLPYSLSTALTVRVGFTIGRKRIRRLRRIAGTGLGMALIGAVLTCGGILLFSPQIAALYTADPAVRQLAVVLLGYAALFQLPDAMQVNAGGILRGCKDTRVPLLLMLCAYWGIGLPLGYGLGLERLGNLEPGPQGFWVGLICALVVAALLLGGRVRIMLRRLERQAGQGVRADRP, from the coding sequence ATGACCACCCTCTCCCTCATCCTTCACGAGGCCCGTGCCCTGCTCCGCCTGACCGGGCCGCTGCTCCTGGCCCAGCTGGCGCAGACCGCCATGGGTTTTGTCGACACGGTCATGGCCGGCCGCTATTCGGCGGTCGATCTGGCGGCGGTGGCGGTGGGTTTTTCGATCTTCATCCCGGTGTATGTGTTTCTGCTCGGATTGCTCAGCGCCGTCACCCCGTTGGTGGCGCAGGCGCACGGCCGGGGCGATGGCAAGGCGGTGCGGCGGGCGATCCGGTTGGGCATGGGCATCGGCCTGGTGGCCGGGTTGCTGCTGATGCCGCTGTTGTGGTGGACCGATCCGTTCATGATGTGGATGGGGGTAAGCCCCGAGGTGATCCCGATCACCGGCCGCTACCTGTTCGCCATCTCCTGGGGCCTGCCGCTGGGCGGAATCTTTTTCGCCCTCAAGGGCGGCGGCGATGGCCTGGCCCTGCCCCGGTTGTCGATGTTCGCCGGTTTCTTCGGTTTGGGCGTCAACATTGTCGCCAACTACGTGCTGATCTACGGTAAGCTCGGCCTGCCGGCCCTGGGTGGGGCCGGTTGCGGTTGGGCGACCTCGTTCTCCATCCTGGCCATGCTCGGGTTCATGGCCCTGCTCCTGGGTCGCAGCAGGATCGATGGCACGGCACGGCTTTTTGCCCTGCACCCCGACCAAGCCGCGACAACCTCGGTGGCCGCCTTCCTTCGTCTGGGCATGCCCATTGGCCTGGCCCTGTTCATCGAGTGCTCGATCTTCACCATCATCGCCCTGTTCATCGCCAAATTCGGCGCCCAGGTGGTGGCCGCGCACCAGATCGCCCTCAACTTCGCTTCCCAGGTCTATATGCTGCCCTACAGCCTGTCCACGGCGCTGACCGTGCGAGTGGGGTTCACCATCGGCAGGAAACGGATTCGGCGGCTTCGGCGCATTGCCGGCACCGGCCTGGGCATGGCCCTGATCGGCGCCGTGCTGACCTGTGGGGGCATCCTGCTCTTTTCCCCTCAAATCGCCGCCCTGTACACCGCCGACCCGGCGGTCCGGCAGTTGGCCGTGGTCCTCCTGGGCTACGCCGCCCTTTTCCAGCTGCCGGATGCAATGCAGGTCAATGCCGGCGGCATTCTCCGCGGCTGCAAGGACACGCGGGTGCCGTTGCTGCTGATGCTCTGCGCCTATTGGGGGATTGGCCTGCCGTTGGGCTACGGCCTGGGGTTGGAACGCCTGGGGAACCTGGAACCGGGCCCCCAGGGCTTTTGGGTGGGGTTGATCTGTGCGCTCGTGGTCGCCGCCCTGCTGCTCGGCGGCCGGGTGCGGATCATGCTGCGCCGGCTGGAACGGCAGGCGGGACAGGGGGTCAGAGCAGACCGTCCATGA
- a CDS encoding methylenetetrahydrofolate reductase: MQIPQLIKERRPFVSLEFFPPKKQEEWPAFLEVAQELKQLHPLFASVTYGAGGSTQSNTLEICERLITSCGFEVMPHLTGVTANPEKIDGFLEAIKALGIDNVLALRGDRPTGFTGSDAELFAAFPHASDLVTYIRSHHPRLAIGVAGFTEGHAEAPSFAADLEVMQRKVECGADFVITQLYFDNRTYFDYVERLRVRGVNVPIVPGILPIRNLGSLRFVLEMCNARIPGRLINALIKAHDEGGAEAVYEIGVAYAREQVKGLLAGGAPGVHLYTLNKADMCLQVMDGLL; encoded by the coding sequence ATGCAGATTCCGCAACTGATCAAAGAACGCAGGCCGTTTGTTTCCCTCGAATTTTTCCCGCCGAAAAAGCAGGAAGAGTGGCCGGCTTTCCTCGAAGTGGCCCAGGAACTCAAGCAACTGCACCCTCTATTCGCCTCGGTGACCTACGGCGCCGGCGGTTCCACCCAAAGCAACACTCTGGAGATCTGCGAGCGGCTGATCACCAGCTGCGGCTTTGAGGTCATGCCTCACCTGACCGGGGTTACCGCCAATCCGGAGAAAATCGACGGCTTCCTGGAGGCCATCAAGGCCCTGGGTATCGACAACGTGCTTGCCCTGCGCGGCGACCGGCCGACCGGCTTCACCGGCAGCGATGCAGAACTGTTCGCCGCCTTCCCCCATGCCTCGGACCTAGTGACCTATATCCGCAGCCATCATCCGCGGTTGGCCATCGGCGTGGCCGGATTCACCGAAGGCCATGCCGAGGCCCCCTCCTTTGCGGCGGACCTTGAAGTCATGCAGCGCAAGGTGGAGTGCGGGGCCGATTTCGTCATCACCCAGCTGTATTTCGACAACCGGACCTACTTCGACTATGTGGAACGGCTGCGGGTCCGGGGCGTGAACGTGCCCATCGTGCCGGGCATCCTGCCCATCCGCAATCTGGGTTCGCTGCGTTTTGTCCTGGAGATGTGCAATGCCCGCATTCCGGGCCGGTTGATCAACGCCCTGATCAAGGCCCACGACGAGGGCGGGGCCGAGGCGGTCTACGAGATCGGCGTGGCCTACGCGCGCGAACAGGTCAAGGGGCTGCTCGCCGGCGGGGCCCCCGGTGTCCATCTCTACACCCTCAACAAGGCGGACATGTGTCTGCAGGTCATGGACGGTCTGCTCTGA
- a CDS encoding J domain-containing protein produces the protein MNAKQWQAIEQAAKVLGLGERATLAEIKRAYHRLSKVHHPDTAPGEQGGEQMYRITAAYERLMHYCADYRFPLRREDAGSDERDIYDPEDWWQARFGQDPVWSGKKTRRR, from the coding sequence GTGAACGCCAAACAGTGGCAGGCCATCGAGCAGGCGGCCAAGGTGCTGGGGCTCGGCGAGCGGGCGACGCTGGCCGAGATCAAGCGGGCCTATCATCGCCTGAGCAAGGTCCATCATCCGGACACGGCCCCCGGTGAGCAGGGCGGCGAGCAGATGTACCGGATCACCGCCGCCTATGAGCGGCTGATGCACTACTGCGCCGACTACCGGTTTCCCCTCAGGCGGGAGGATGCCGGCAGCGATGAACGCGACATCTACGACCCCGAGGATTGGTGGCAGGCCCGGTTCGGTCAGGACCCGGTGTGGAGCGGAAAGAAAACCCGGCGACGGTAA
- the plsY gene encoding glycerol-3-phosphate 1-O-acyltransferase PlsY yields MNSLAIICIVLSYLLGAVPFGLLLSRRSGIDIRTEGSKNIGATNVTRLLGKKMGALTLVLDVAKGYVPMFLTAMLFQNAPHRDLIIALCGAASVLGHMFPVYLRFKGGKGVATALGAFLCLAPVAVFGCVLVFVASVFLSGFVSLGSLLGSLSILLWLPLLHAPAWKLGLAAFIVAMIWTKHRENIGRLLKGTEKSWKRKVEAET; encoded by the coding sequence ATGAACAGCCTTGCCATTATCTGTATAGTTCTGTCCTATCTGCTGGGGGCTGTTCCCTTTGGCCTGCTGCTGTCCCGGCGCAGCGGCATCGATATCCGCACCGAGGGGAGCAAAAACATCGGCGCGACCAACGTCACCCGCCTGCTCGGCAAGAAGATGGGCGCCCTGACCCTGGTCCTGGATGTCGCCAAGGGCTATGTGCCCATGTTTCTCACCGCCATGCTCTTCCAGAACGCCCCGCATCGCGACCTGATCATCGCCCTGTGCGGTGCGGCCTCGGTGCTGGGCCACATGTTTCCGGTCTATCTGCGCTTCAAGGGCGGCAAGGGCGTGGCCACCGCCCTGGGTGCCTTTCTCTGCCTTGCCCCGGTGGCGGTGTTTGGCTGTGTGCTGGTCTTCGTTGCCTCGGTCTTCCTTTCCGGCTTTGTCTCCCTGGGCTCCCTGCTCGGCTCGCTCTCGATCCTGCTTTGGCTGCCCTTGCTGCATGCCCCGGCTTGGAAGCTGGGCCTGGCGGCGTTCATCGTGGCGATGATCTGGACCAAGCACCGGGAGAACATCGGCCGGCTGCTCAAGGGCACGGAAAAATCGTGGAAACGGAAGGTCGAGGCCGAGACGTGA
- a CDS encoding YkgJ family cysteine cluster protein, with protein MVEKEALTEGCALLRQPVLPLVSIVQFLFLTGDFATVDEVIAELPAEIETGFACYADAATILAPYSDLLQPLAAFKAGQPPRERVIDIDGQPLEALSATTALVAQRVLTRELERINSLLCAPCGCVLCCVGPEAEMAQTWFEIPLRPGEHELFPLTRVDTSASRSCRPGDEPPLQVANGEFYDRTDPLLIHWQPGWSVILPTASRCPNLELSGRCRVYPHRPEVCRRPQIFPYVVESVEHQGQPALRLRQSLLAVVDCPYVRLLQEEIGAYAAACELEMIFRHNKA; from the coding sequence ATGGTCGAAAAAGAAGCGTTGACGGAAGGATGTGCCCTGTTGCGGCAGCCGGTCCTGCCCCTGGTCTCGATTGTTCAGTTCTTGTTCCTGACCGGCGACTTTGCCACCGTGGACGAGGTGATTGCCGAGCTGCCAGCGGAGATCGAGACCGGTTTTGCCTGCTATGCCGACGCGGCGACGATCCTGGCGCCCTACAGCGATCTGCTCCAACCCCTGGCAGCGTTCAAGGCCGGCCAGCCGCCCCGGGAACGGGTGATCGACATCGACGGCCAGCCGTTGGAGGCTCTGAGCGCGACCACGGCCCTGGTGGCGCAACGCGTGCTCACCCGCGAGCTGGAACGAATCAACAGCCTGCTGTGCGCGCCCTGCGGCTGCGTCCTGTGCTGTGTCGGACCGGAGGCGGAGATGGCCCAGACCTGGTTTGAGATTCCGCTGCGGCCGGGCGAACACGAGTTGTTCCCGCTCACGCGGGTTGACACGTCGGCCTCCCGCTCCTGCCGGCCAGGGGACGAACCGCCGCTGCAGGTGGCGAACGGCGAGTTTTACGATCGCACCGACCCGCTGCTGATCCACTGGCAGCCTGGCTGGAGCGTGATCCTGCCCACGGCCAGCCGCTGTCCCAACCTGGAGCTGTCGGGCCGCTGCCGGGTCTACCCGCACCGTCCCGAGGTCTGCCGCCGACCGCAGATCTTTCCCTATGTGGTCGAATCGGTCGAACACCAAGGACAGCCAGCCCTGCGGCTGCGCCAATCCCTCCTGGCGGTGGTGGACTGTCCCTATGTCCGCCTGCTCCAGGAGGAGATCGGCGCCTATGCCGCGGCCTGCGAACTGGAAATGATCTTTCGGCACAACAAGGCCTAA
- the def gene encoding peptide deformylase: MAIREIITYPHPVLRQKAEKITVFDQELATLIEDMADTMYNAPGVGLAANQIGVARQLVLVDRSTKDNERNYLVLINPEISAGEGSVTDEEGCLSVIECYDKVKRFKKIHVTALDREGNPLEFDAEDRFARIIQHEVDHLLGTLFIDRLSSLKRALYKKKLKKILQDT; encoded by the coding sequence ATGGCTATTCGAGAGATTATCACCTATCCGCATCCGGTGCTCCGGCAAAAGGCGGAAAAAATCACCGTCTTTGACCAGGAACTGGCAACCCTGATCGAGGACATGGCCGACACCATGTACAATGCCCCCGGTGTCGGCCTGGCGGCCAACCAAATCGGCGTGGCCAGGCAGTTGGTGCTGGTGGACCGCTCCACCAAGGACAACGAGCGGAACTACCTCGTCCTGATCAATCCGGAGATTTCCGCTGGTGAGGGGTCGGTCACCGACGAGGAGGGCTGCCTGAGCGTGATCGAGTGCTACGACAAGGTCAAGCGCTTCAAAAAAATTCACGTCACTGCGCTGGACAGGGAGGGCAATCCGCTGGAATTCGACGCCGAAGACCGTTTTGCCCGCATCATCCAGCACGAGGTCGATCACCTGCTCGGCACCCTGTTCATCGACCGGCTCAGTTCGCTCAAGCGCGCCCTGTACAAGAAAAAGCTGAAAAAAATCCTCCAGGACACATGA
- the fmt gene encoding methionyl-tRNA formyltransferase — MDLPLRIVFMGTPDFAVPSLQALIDGPEQVVAVVCQPDRQRGRGKVLSPPPVKVLAERHGLPILQPDSVRTEVFLTQMRELAPDLVVVVAYGKILSESLLQLPRLGAINVHGSLLPQYRGAAPIQWAVINGEAETGVTIMQMDAGMDTGDILLIVPTPIGPQETAGELFDRLSQLGGAALVTAVEQLKQGQLPPRPQNHALASMAPMLRKEMGHLDWNLPAARLHCLIRGLDPWPSAYGFIDGTRYRFFSPEIVPVRPADPPGTLCRVDSQGLLIATGEDCLLLRDIQPEGKKRMPVAACLHGIRLQPGMVIT, encoded by the coding sequence ATGGACCTGCCGCTGCGAATCGTGTTCATGGGCACGCCCGATTTTGCCGTGCCCTCGCTCCAGGCCCTGATCGACGGACCGGAGCAGGTGGTGGCCGTGGTCTGCCAACCCGACCGCCAGCGCGGCCGGGGCAAGGTGCTCAGCCCGCCGCCGGTCAAGGTGCTGGCCGAACGCCATGGCCTGCCGATACTGCAACCGGACTCGGTGCGTACCGAGGTCTTTTTGACGCAGATGCGGGAATTGGCGCCGGATCTGGTGGTGGTGGTGGCCTACGGCAAGATCTTGTCTGAGAGCCTGTTGCAACTGCCCCGCCTCGGAGCGATCAACGTTCACGGTTCGCTTTTGCCCCAGTATCGAGGTGCGGCGCCGATCCAATGGGCGGTGATCAATGGCGAGGCCGAGACCGGCGTCACCATCATGCAGATGGATGCAGGCATGGACACCGGCGACATCCTCCTGATCGTGCCGACACCCATCGGACCGCAGGAGACGGCGGGCGAACTGTTTGACCGGTTATCCCAGCTCGGCGGGGCGGCCTTGGTCACGGCCGTCGAGCAGCTCAAGCAGGGCCAGTTACCCCCACGCCCCCAGAATCACGCCCTGGCCAGCATGGCGCCGATGCTGCGCAAGGAGATGGGCCATCTCGACTGGAACCTGCCCGCCGCCCGGTTGCACTGTCTGATCCGGGGACTCGACCCCTGGCCTTCGGCCTACGGCTTCATCGATGGCACGCGCTATCGCTTTTTCTCGCCCGAAATCGTCCCGGTCCGCCCGGCTGATCCGCCCGGTACCCTTTGCCGCGTTGACAGCCAGGGCCTGTTGATCGCCACCGGCGAAGACTGCCTGCTTCTTCGCGACATTCAGCCCGAGGGCAAGAAACGGATGCCGGTGGCCGCCTGCCTGCATGGCATTCGCCTGCAGCCCGGCATGGTTATTACCTGA